The following proteins are encoded in a genomic region of Rhodoferax aquaticus:
- a CDS encoding (2Fe-2S)-binding protein produces the protein MIVCVCRRVSDHEIARHARMGMGFDDIQMELGVATQCGKCEECAREVIANCGASCHSTGAMHRTIPIYAQA, from the coding sequence ATGATTGTTTGCGTATGCCGCCGCGTCTCAGACCACGAGATTGCCCGCCACGCACGCATGGGCATGGGCTTTGATGACATTCAGATGGAACTGGGTGTCGCCACCCAATGCGGCAAGTGCGAAGAATGCGCGCGTGAGGTAATAGCCAACTGTGGCGCAAGCTGCCACAGCACTGGCGCTATGCACCGCACCATTCCCATTTACGCCCAGGCTTAA
- a CDS encoding di-heme oxidoredictase family protein codes for MGVGSVAMAAWLGASAADAPSPPEERPGGDTTVFEVGRNAFSFPAANLDEAGRTTFAVGNSFFRRNWVEAPSSTTARDGLGPHFIARSCGGCHVQDGRGAPHDASQAKFARITEQPVALLFRLSVLNAQGQPEPEPTYGEQFTNASVQGVKAEGKVRIRYTEVPGQFADGTRYSLRKPHYSFANLGYGPMHPQTLVSPRIAPQVAGVGLIDAIAAEDILQNARDQASRSDAIRGVPNQVVDAFTGKTAVGRFGWKANAPSLAHQSAAAFNGDIGITSTHFPKEDCRPKQQDCTSAPRGSAGASHEIDDDTLEKVIAYQATLAVPARRDFGRADLAQGQALFERAQCAACHRASYTTGESRFPALSKQKIYPYTDLLLHDMGTGLADKRPDGVANGQQWRTPPLWGIGLIPDVNGHSFLLHDGRARNTLEAILWHGGEAQAAKQSVLTMSKAERDALVRFVNSL; via the coding sequence ATGGGCGTAGGCTCGGTGGCCATGGCGGCTTGGTTGGGTGCTTCGGCGGCGGATGCGCCTAGCCCGCCCGAAGAGCGCCCCGGTGGCGATACCACCGTGTTTGAAGTGGGGCGCAATGCGTTTTCTTTTCCGGCGGCCAACTTGGATGAAGCGGGCCGCACCACCTTTGCGGTGGGCAACTCGTTCTTTAGGCGTAACTGGGTGGAAGCGCCCTCGTCGACTACCGCACGCGACGGGCTGGGGCCGCACTTTATTGCGCGCTCTTGCGGAGGCTGCCATGTGCAAGATGGGCGCGGTGCCCCGCACGATGCCAGCCAAGCCAAGTTTGCCCGCATTACCGAGCAGCCGGTGGCGCTGCTGTTTCGCCTGTCGGTGTTGAACGCCCAAGGCCAACCTGAACCCGAGCCCACCTATGGCGAGCAGTTCACCAATGCCAGCGTACAAGGTGTGAAAGCCGAGGGCAAAGTGCGCATTCGCTACACCGAGGTGCCGGGCCAATTTGCCGATGGCACGCGCTACAGCCTGCGCAAGCCGCATTACAGCTTTGCCAACTTGGGCTATGGGCCCATGCACCCCCAAACGCTGGTGAGCCCGCGCATTGCGCCGCAGGTGGCCGGAGTGGGTTTGATTGATGCGATTGCGGCGGAAGACATTTTGCAAAACGCCCGTGACCAAGCCAGCCGCAGCGATGCCATTCGCGGTGTACCCAACCAGGTGGTGGACGCGTTTACCGGCAAGACCGCAGTAGGCCGCTTTGGCTGGAAGGCCAACGCACCGTCACTGGCGCACCAGTCTGCTGCAGCGTTCAACGGTGACATTGGCATCACCTCTACCCATTTCCCCAAAGAAGACTGCCGCCCCAAGCAGCAAGACTGCACTAGCGCACCGCGCGGGTCTGCCGGTGCGAGCCATGAAATTGACGACGACACGCTAGAGAAAGTCATCGCCTACCAAGCCACGCTGGCAGTGCCTGCGCGGCGCGACTTTGGCCGCGCCGATCTGGCCCAAGGCCAAGCCTTGTTTGAGCGCGCCCAATGCGCCGCCTGCCACCGCGCCAGCTACACCACGGGCGAGTCACGCTTTCCGGCGCTGAGCAAGCAAAAAATTTACCCCTACACCGACTTGCTGCTGCACGATATGGGCACGGGCCTGGCCGACAAGCGCCCCGACGGTGTGGCCAACGGCCAGCAATGGCGCACGCCACCGCTGTGGGGCATTGGCTTGATACCCGATGTGAACGGCCACAGCTTTCTGCTGCACGACGGCCGCGCGCGCAACACGCTAGAAGCCATTTTGTGGCACGGCGGTGAGGCGCAGGCTGCCAAACAATCGGTGCTGACCATGAGCAAAGCCGAGCGTGATGCCTTGGTGCGCTTTGTGAATTCCTTATGA
- a CDS encoding GlcG/HbpS family heme-binding protein encodes MKNKFSLEFADVKAIAAAAEAEALRNHWAVSIAIVDDGGHLLHFQRLDGAAPISAHIAPGKAHTAAMGRRESKVYEDMINGGRVSFLSAPALDAMLEGGVPIIKDGQCLGAVGVSGVKSSEDAQVAKAGIAAIGL; translated from the coding sequence ATGAAGAACAAATTTTCCCTCGAATTTGCCGATGTCAAGGCCATTGCGGCTGCAGCAGAAGCAGAAGCCCTGCGCAACCATTGGGCCGTGAGCATTGCGATTGTGGACGACGGCGGCCACCTCTTGCACTTCCAACGTTTGGACGGTGCCGCACCCATTTCCGCGCATATTGCTCCTGGCAAGGCCCACACGGCCGCCATGGGCCGCCGCGAAAGCAAAGTCTATGAGGACATGATCAATGGAGGGCGCGTGTCATTTTTGAGCGCACCTGCACTGGATGCCATGCTGGAAGGCGGCGTTCCCATCATTAAAGACGGCCAGTGCCTCGGCGCTGTAGGGGTTAGCGGCGTGAAGTCCAGCGAAGATGCGCAAGTTGCCAAGGCCGGCATTGCGGCCATTGGTTTGTAA
- the hemP gene encoding hemin uptake protein HemP — protein MQHPLHTTKAPVRASTLTSPPSRAQASTPPVLQSTQLLGSQQAVDIEHLGQRYRLQATKAGKLILTK, from the coding sequence ATGCAGCACCCCCTCCACACCACCAAAGCCCCGGTCCGCGCCAGCACCCTGACCAGCCCGCCATCACGTGCCCAAGCAAGCACGCCGCCTGTGCTGCAGTCCACCCAGTTGCTAGGCAGCCAACAAGCCGTAGACATTGAGCACCTGGGCCAACGCTACCGTTTGCAAGCGACTAAGGCGGGGAAGCTGATTCTGACGAAGTGA
- a CDS encoding TonB-dependent receptor: MALLPLGAILLAGSMGALAQDAGTTAASDSTKTLKPVEVRATRDRAEQSYQSGITSVGKMPVAAKDIPQSLTVVTEKLMHDQGKDTLKSALQNVPGITFEAGEGGRIGDNIRLRGFTVAGDIYLDGMRDIAQYNRDTFNVERVEVLRGSASMLFGRGSTGGVVNQVSKAPVARNENEVNTTIGTDNYVRVTGDFNIKTGEDQALHIGAMKTDSDGLAGKAGTHRNGLALDYKLGIGTADELTFSLYHLDYNDKPTLGGRWLEGRPAPLPTDKWYGLDSDYQRDMADIATVSHLHRWEDGSSLKTTVRSGEYKRDLWATQLGVAGGTTQANFGNSTVLTRGNANPRGGLENHTFVQTDYLTKTNLLGLKNDLLVGAEYALERSTSYRYVTASIPVKPSTTVGNPSNTAVRDTRIPYWFGTFQSTTIGTYVQDTLSLNNYWKLVGGLRWDQFSGDYDRATGGSLSRTDSVWSKRLGVMYQPTDEVSYYASYGTSFNTSGDLYQYDASSAKTAPESSRNLELGIKWELMEGDLSVRTALARSDKYNERNTDTAQGSGEYLLTGQRHTDALEFEVAGRITPNWEVFAGLVFMNAVIDQAGSSAGAQATVGMNPGLTPAKQGNIWTTYRMDKWRIGGGLTAVSENSPWSTTAANLANKAPGYVKADAVVEYQWNNDNTVKVNIDNLGDTTYYSSLYQGWPSLGAGRSVRMTWTTKF, encoded by the coding sequence ATGGCCTTGCTACCGCTGGGCGCCATCCTACTGGCGGGGTCCATGGGGGCGCTGGCGCAAGATGCCGGTACCACTGCCGCAAGCGACAGCACCAAAACGCTAAAGCCCGTTGAGGTCCGTGCAACCCGTGACCGCGCAGAGCAAAGCTACCAAAGCGGCATCACCAGTGTGGGCAAGATGCCGGTGGCAGCCAAAGACATTCCCCAATCACTCACCGTGGTGACTGAAAAGCTCATGCACGACCAAGGCAAAGACACGCTGAAAAGCGCCTTGCAAAACGTGCCCGGCATTACCTTTGAAGCCGGTGAAGGTGGCCGCATTGGCGACAACATCCGCTTGCGCGGCTTTACTGTGGCTGGAGACATTTACTTAGACGGCATGCGTGACATTGCCCAGTACAACCGTGACACCTTTAACGTAGAGCGCGTCGAAGTACTGCGCGGTTCTGCGTCCATGTTGTTTGGCCGTGGCTCCACAGGGGGCGTGGTCAACCAAGTTAGCAAAGCCCCTGTGGCACGCAACGAAAACGAAGTCAACACCACCATCGGCACCGACAACTATGTGCGGGTCACGGGTGACTTCAACATCAAAACAGGCGAAGACCAAGCGCTGCACATAGGCGCCATGAAGACAGACAGCGACGGTTTGGCCGGCAAAGCTGGTACCCACCGCAATGGCCTCGCGCTCGACTACAAGCTAGGCATTGGTACGGCCGATGAGCTGACGTTTAGCCTGTACCACTTGGACTACAACGACAAGCCCACTTTGGGTGGCCGTTGGTTAGAAGGCCGCCCCGCCCCCTTGCCCACAGACAAATGGTATGGACTGGACTCGGACTATCAGCGCGACATGGCAGACATTGCCACCGTGAGCCATCTGCACCGCTGGGAAGATGGCAGCAGCCTCAAGACCACGGTGCGCAGCGGTGAGTACAAGCGCGACTTGTGGGCAACCCAACTCGGAGTAGCCGGTGGCACCACCCAAGCAAACTTCGGAAATAGCACTGTACTGACCCGTGGCAATGCGAACCCCCGCGGTGGGCTGGAAAACCATACCTTCGTGCAGACCGATTACCTCACTAAGACAAACTTGTTAGGCCTTAAGAACGACCTTTTAGTGGGTGCGGAATATGCGTTGGAGCGCTCTACCAGCTACCGTTACGTCACTGCCAGCATTCCGGTCAAGCCATCGACCACAGTGGGCAACCCGAGCAACACCGCTGTCCGCGACACCCGAATCCCCTACTGGTTTGGCACATTCCAATCCACCACGATAGGCACCTATGTTCAAGACACCCTATCGCTCAACAACTACTGGAAGCTGGTAGGCGGACTGCGCTGGGACCAATTCAGCGGTGACTATGACCGCGCCACCGGAGGCAGCCTCTCGCGTACTGACAGCGTGTGGAGCAAGCGCTTGGGCGTGATGTACCAACCCACCGACGAGGTGAGCTACTACGCGTCCTATGGCACCTCGTTCAACACCTCAGGCGACCTGTACCAATACGACGCGAGCAGTGCAAAAACCGCACCTGAAAGTAGTCGCAACCTTGAACTGGGCATCAAGTGGGAGCTGATGGAAGGCGATCTCTCGGTGCGCACCGCCTTAGCCCGCAGCGACAAATACAACGAGCGCAACACAGACACCGCACAGGGTTCGGGGGAATACTTGCTCACGGGCCAGCGCCACACCGATGCACTGGAGTTTGAAGTAGCAGGTCGCATTACCCCCAACTGGGAAGTATTTGCCGGCTTGGTGTTTATGAACGCGGTAATTGACCAAGCGGGCTCCAGTGCAGGCGCGCAAGCCACGGTGGGCATGAACCCCGGCCTCACGCCCGCCAAGCAAGGCAACATTTGGACCACCTACCGCATGGATAAGTGGCGCATTGGTGGTGGCCTGACCGCTGTGAGCGAAAACAGTCCTTGGTCTACCACCGCGGCAAATCTCGCCAACAAGGCCCCAGGCTACGTCAAGGCTGACGCCGTGGTGGAGTACCAATGGAACAACGACAACACCGTCAAGGTGAATATCGACAACTTGGGTGACACCACTTACTACAGCTCGCTCTACCAAGGTTGGCCATCGCTGGGCGCAGGCCGCAGCGTGCGCATGACCTGGACCACCAAGTTCTAA
- a CDS encoding Fe2+-dependent dioxygenase — translation MLLRIAHALSADELAQVRECVLSADWVDGRVTAGTQSASVKNNRQLPEDLPQAQRARHMVSSALARNPMFVTGALPKTVYPPLFNRYGGEANAFGNHIDNAVRTHAASATHVRTDISCTLFLSEPDSYDGGELVVQDTYGEQRIKFAAGDLVMYPGTSVHRVEPVTRGERLTCFFWIESMVRHDAQRRLLYDMDMAILALRQKGGDTAEVLQLTGVYHNLLRMWAST, via the coding sequence ATGCTTTTACGGATTGCACACGCCCTGTCGGCGGACGAACTGGCCCAGGTGCGCGAATGCGTGCTGTCTGCCGACTGGGTGGATGGCCGCGTCACCGCGGGCACCCAAAGTGCATCCGTTAAAAACAACCGCCAGTTGCCAGAAGACTTGCCCCAGGCCCAGCGCGCCCGCCACATGGTGTCTAGCGCCTTGGCGCGCAACCCCATGTTTGTGACGGGCGCGCTGCCCAAAACGGTGTACCCACCGCTGTTTAACCGCTACGGTGGCGAGGCTAACGCCTTTGGCAACCACATTGACAACGCGGTGCGCACCCACGCGGCCTCCGCGACCCATGTGCGCACCGACATTTCATGCACCCTGTTTTTGAGTGAACCCGACAGCTACGACGGTGGCGAGCTGGTGGTGCAAGACACCTACGGCGAACAACGCATCAAGTTTGCGGCGGGCGATCTGGTGATGTACCCCGGCACCTCGGTGCACCGGGTCGAACCCGTGACCCGTGGTGAGCGCTTGACCTGCTTTTTCTGGATAGAGAGCATGGTGCGCCACGATGCGCAGCGTCGCCTGCTGTACGACATGGACATGGCCATTTTGGCTCTGCGCCAGAAAGGTGGCGACACCGCTGAAGTGCTGCAACTCACCGGCGTGTACCACAACCTGCTGCGCATGTGGGCCAGCACCTGA
- a CDS encoding MotA/TolQ/ExbB proton channel family protein gives MESQLGLIALWAQGDWVTKSVAVLLLVMSLATWTVILIKALDILKFKGLGQRTESFWHSEDFATGVEQLGQAQGNPFVQLAHAGREATAHHRNTKTQLHDTLDVSDWISRSLRNSIDDSTARLQAGLAVLASVGSTAPFVGLFGTVWGIYHALMGIGASGSASIDKVAGPIGEALIMTALGLAVAIPAVLGYNALVRGNKSILTKLNRFAHDLHAYFVTGARVGSGHVEGKVIAMKKA, from the coding sequence ATGGAATCGCAACTCGGATTAATCGCCCTGTGGGCCCAAGGTGACTGGGTTACCAAATCAGTGGCGGTGCTGCTATTGGTCATGTCCTTGGCCACCTGGACGGTGATCCTCATCAAGGCCTTGGACATATTGAAGTTCAAAGGCCTGGGCCAACGCACCGAGTCGTTTTGGCACAGCGAAGACTTTGCCACCGGCGTGGAGCAACTGGGCCAAGCCCAGGGCAACCCCTTTGTGCAACTCGCCCACGCCGGGCGCGAAGCCACCGCCCACCACCGCAACACCAAAACCCAGTTGCACGACACGCTAGACGTGAGCGACTGGATCAGCCGCAGCTTGCGCAACTCGATTGACGACAGCACCGCCCGTTTGCAAGCCGGTTTGGCCGTGCTGGCGTCGGTGGGCTCTACCGCGCCGTTTGTGGGTTTGTTTGGCACCGTGTGGGGCATCTACCATGCGCTCATGGGCATTGGCGCCTCCGGCTCGGCCAGCATTGACAAGGTGGCTGGCCCCATTGGCGAGGCACTCATCATGACGGCGCTGGGCTTGGCGGTGGCCATTCCAGCCGTGCTGGGCTACAACGCTTTGGTGCGGGGCAACAAGTCCATTCTGACCAAGCTCAACCGCTTTGCCCATGACCTGCATGCCTACTTTGTGACCGGTGCCCGTGTGGGCTCAGGCCATGTTGAAGGCAAGGTCATTGCCATGAAAAAAGCCTAA
- a CDS encoding imelysin family protein yields the protein MNMSILQANGAHAPCPQTLAQRRALLRWLGAAPLYAVAMPMAFAAANAPASALPAKPKAIYLTHADFVRNALQRHFVPAAQAFAQSSQALTALWAEPAATATAAWLKQAQQAWLQTLWDWETLSAVSVGPLVERRSARKIDFWPTRPAMVEAAIAAMPQSAAALAQTGAPAKGLPALEWLLWQANPSAAQLQYAQLLAAECAAEAQAIAQEFGQWFGRIQHRFEDDEALPVLQEWVGQLAGGLDQLRWKKMDKPAKSGRASDWPRATSRATHSSWLATWRGLERLLIGTDPLAPQRTAPEQTDAMRASFFGLLLGGEHLAGAHALGQAVQATAKAMAAATPKQASSMQAALTALGRCKQAVDSHVAQALHIVVGFSDADGD from the coding sequence ATGAACATGTCAATCTTGCAAGCCAACGGCGCACACGCGCCCTGCCCGCAAACCCTCGCCCAGCGCCGCGCCCTGCTGCGCTGGCTAGGTGCAGCGCCCCTGTACGCCGTGGCGATGCCCATGGCGTTTGCAGCAGCCAACGCGCCTGCATCCGCGCTCCCGGCCAAGCCCAAGGCGATCTATTTGACGCATGCCGACTTTGTGCGCAACGCGCTGCAGCGTCACTTTGTGCCTGCTGCGCAAGCGTTTGCACAGTCAAGCCAAGCCCTAACCGCGCTGTGGGCTGAACCCGCTGCCACGGCAACAGCTGCGTGGCTTAAGCAAGCACAACAGGCTTGGCTGCAAACCCTGTGGGACTGGGAGACTTTGTCTGCCGTGTCGGTGGGGCCACTGGTGGAGCGGCGCAGCGCCCGAAAGATTGACTTCTGGCCTACCCGCCCCGCCATGGTTGAGGCGGCCATAGCGGCCATGCCGCAATCAGCCGCCGCATTGGCCCAAACCGGCGCGCCAGCCAAGGGCTTGCCTGCCTTGGAGTGGCTGCTGTGGCAAGCCAACCCCAGCGCGGCGCAGCTGCAGTATGCCCAGCTCTTGGCTGCGGAATGCGCAGCAGAAGCGCAAGCCATAGCCCAAGAGTTTGGGCAGTGGTTCGGCCGCATTCAACACCGTTTTGAAGACGACGAAGCCCTGCCCGTTTTGCAAGAGTGGGTAGGCCAACTGGCGGGCGGCCTCGACCAGCTGCGCTGGAAAAAGATGGATAAGCCTGCCAAGTCGGGCCGCGCAAGCGACTGGCCGCGCGCCACCTCACGCGCCACGCACAGCAGCTGGCTGGCGACCTGGCGCGGGCTAGAGCGATTGCTCATAGGCACCGACCCCTTGGCGCCCCAGCGCACTGCCCCGGAGCAGACCGATGCGATGCGCGCCAGCTTTTTTGGTTTGCTTTTAGGTGGGGAACACCTGGCCGGTGCACATGCCTTGGGCCAGGCGGTACAAGCCACCGCCAAAGCCATGGCTGCAGCCACGCCTAAACAGGCAAGCAGCATGCAGGCCGCACTCACCGCCCTTGGCCGCTGCAAGCAAGCAGTGGACAGCCACGTGGCACAGGCCCTGCACATCGTGGTGGGCTTCTCGGACGCCGATGGTGACTAA
- a CDS encoding imelysin family protein yields MAWGGLGVQAQAVDATAVAKHYAVLVHANYTDTLAGATALQQAVTAFTASPSADTLAAARKAWLAARETYGQTEAFRFYAGPIDDKNGPEGRLNSWPLDEAYIDSVKGKPNAGIINNPKIAITKQSLAALNERGGEENIAAGWHAIEFLLWGQDFSATGPGDRSFEDFVDGKAPNAKRRREYLTVVTSMLVNDLTSLVKAWTPDAKNYRANFEKAGPDALRRMLVGVGSLSRGELAGERIEVALASQNQEDEHSCFSDNTHRDIVANARGIENVWLGRYVRPDGTVLQGASLRDLVAAKDAAVAERTSTHVAASVQAAEAIPAPFDQAIIGPDTAPGRIKVQAVATALKLQSKDFVDAAQAIGIQKLTLTAKKD; encoded by the coding sequence ATGGCCTGGGGGGGCTTGGGTGTGCAGGCGCAGGCTGTGGATGCCACGGCGGTGGCCAAGCACTATGCAGTGCTGGTGCATGCCAATTACACCGACACACTAGCTGGCGCCACTGCCCTGCAGCAGGCTGTGACGGCGTTTACCGCCAGCCCCTCGGCAGACACCTTGGCCGCAGCGCGCAAGGCTTGGTTGGCGGCGCGGGAAACCTATGGGCAGACCGAAGCATTTCGGTTTTATGCCGGGCCTATTGACGACAAAAACGGGCCAGAAGGCCGCTTGAACTCTTGGCCGTTGGACGAGGCGTATATCGACAGCGTTAAGGGCAAGCCTAACGCGGGCATCATCAACAACCCCAAAATTGCCATCACCAAGCAGAGCTTGGCGGCCCTGAACGAACGCGGCGGTGAAGAAAATATTGCTGCTGGCTGGCATGCCATTGAGTTTTTGCTGTGGGGCCAAGACTTCAGCGCCACCGGCCCTGGCGACCGTTCGTTTGAAGACTTTGTGGACGGCAAAGCACCCAACGCCAAGCGCCGCCGCGAGTACCTCACCGTGGTGACCAGCATGTTGGTGAACGACTTAACTAGCTTGGTCAAAGCTTGGACCCCGGACGCCAAAAACTACCGCGCCAACTTTGAAAAAGCCGGGCCCGATGCGCTGCGCCGCATGCTGGTGGGCGTGGGCTCGCTCTCACGGGGTGAACTGGCGGGTGAGCGTATTGAAGTGGCCTTGGCCTCGCAAAACCAAGAAGACGAGCACTCTTGCTTTTCAGACAACACCCACCGCGACATTGTGGCCAACGCACGCGGCATAGAAAACGTGTGGCTGGGCCGCTATGTGCGCCCTGATGGCACAGTTTTGCAAGGTGCGTCCCTGCGCGATTTGGTAGCTGCCAAAGACGCTGCGGTGGCCGAGCGCACCAGCACGCATGTGGCGGCCAGCGTGCAAGCCGCTGAAGCCATTCCTGCGCCGTTTGACCAAGCCATCATCGGCCCAGACACGGCGCCCGGGCGCATCAAGGTGCAAGCGGTGGCGACAGCGCTCAAGCTACAAAGCAAAGACTTTGTAGACGCAGCCCAAGCCATTGGCATTCAGAAACTCACCTTGACAGCGAAGAAGGACTAA
- a CDS encoding DUF1513 domain-containing protein, producing the protein MHHTTAPLTRRAWLQRSMVLASAGALLPEAWAAVDAQPTILTAWDFAQQSWAGVWRPGSAPRGVALPARAHEVLPVPRHLLPAKAAPQAIAVARRPGEYLLRFDTASARALQWHAMEDDRLLVGHAVFSADGRTLYTTETDTETGQGVIALRDPLTLIKRAEFSSAGIGPHAVLLEDAGTLLVANGGILTLPETGRRKLNTPRMEPNIARLNASTGTLIARWQLEDTALSLRHIAVSPQGTVAVALQSEHTDAAARAQAPLLALLSSNTLRSIPLPAGTALAGYAGDVAYMAEGMNWQGAPTPAGFVLSATRANQLVRWSEAGAWQGAMDLPEAGALLTHGTQWIATGAQGQYTGSKAGATGSSPRVRWDNHARSLG; encoded by the coding sequence ATGCACCACACCACTGCACCACTCACACGCCGCGCATGGCTGCAGCGCAGCATGGTGCTGGCCAGCGCAGGTGCCCTGCTGCCTGAAGCGTGGGCCGCAGTGGACGCACAGCCCACCATACTCACCGCGTGGGACTTTGCGCAGCAGTCGTGGGCTGGCGTATGGCGCCCCGGCTCTGCGCCGCGTGGTGTGGCACTGCCAGCGCGCGCCCACGAGGTGCTGCCCGTGCCGCGCCATTTGCTGCCAGCCAAAGCCGCGCCGCAAGCCATTGCGGTAGCGCGCCGCCCTGGCGAATACCTGCTGCGTTTTGACACGGCCAGCGCCCGCGCACTGCAGTGGCACGCCATGGAAGACGACCGGCTGCTGGTAGGCCACGCCGTGTTTTCTGCCGACGGCCGCACGCTCTACACCACCGAGACCGACACCGAAACCGGCCAAGGCGTGATTGCGCTGCGCGACCCGCTGACCCTGATCAAACGGGCCGAGTTTTCCAGTGCAGGCATTGGGCCGCACGCTGTGCTGCTGGAGGATGCGGGTACGCTACTCGTAGCCAACGGCGGCATCTTGACGCTGCCCGAGACCGGCAGGCGCAAGCTCAATACACCCCGCATGGAACCCAATATTGCCCGGCTCAACGCCAGCACCGGAACGCTGATCGCGCGCTGGCAGCTGGAAGACACTGCCTTGAGCCTGCGGCACATAGCGGTGTCGCCCCAGGGCACAGTGGCGGTTGCCCTGCAGTCTGAACACACGGACGCAGCCGCCCGAGCGCAAGCTCCACTACTGGCCCTGCTCAGTAGCAACACCTTGCGCAGCATTCCCCTGCCCGCTGGCACTGCGCTCGCCGGATACGCGGGCGATGTGGCCTACATGGCCGAAGGCATGAACTGGCAAGGCGCGCCAACCCCCGCTGGCTTTGTGCTCAGCGCTACGCGGGCCAACCAATTGGTGCGCTGGTCAGAGGCTGGTGCATGGCAAGGTGCCATGGACCTGCCCGAAGCGGGTGCACTGCTCACCCACGGCACGCAGTGGATAGCCACCGGCGCACAAGGGCAATACACAGGCTCAAAGGCGGGCGCGACGGGCTCTAGCCCCCGCGTGCGTTGGGATAACCACGCCCGCAGCCTCGGTTAG
- a CDS encoding energy transducer TonB → MSSITASPPFASGTRAAGAAPRLQFTRNTSIAFTVLVSHAALLWAVQSGLLQQVVHVIEPAIIMVELNAGAQAPAKPAPPQPPKQVQKTAVAPVKYAQAATQSIAPSAPSAPPAATPTSAPAPLAVADAGQAASATVSSASAAPGASTSSAASSAKSSGTAGPAAPAAPKVELPSSDADYLNNPKPAYPPLSKRLGEQGKVVVRVLIGADGVPQTPEIKQSSGFDRLDQAALNTALRWRYVPGKRNGVAEAMWFNVPINFVLE, encoded by the coding sequence ATGAGCAGCATCACCGCCTCTCCCCCATTCGCGTCCGGCACGCGGGCTGCAGGCGCAGCCCCACGCCTGCAGTTCACGCGCAATACCTCGATTGCATTCACCGTGCTGGTCTCTCACGCGGCGCTGTTGTGGGCCGTGCAATCTGGCTTGCTGCAACAGGTCGTGCACGTCATTGAGCCTGCCATCATCATGGTGGAGCTAAACGCGGGTGCACAAGCCCCCGCCAAGCCAGCCCCACCCCAGCCGCCCAAGCAAGTGCAAAAAACGGCTGTAGCGCCCGTTAAATACGCGCAAGCAGCTACACAATCCATAGCACCCAGCGCACCCTCTGCGCCGCCTGCAGCCACACCTACCAGCGCGCCCGCGCCATTGGCAGTGGCCGATGCTGGCCAAGCCGCGAGCGCCACAGTGAGCAGTGCCTCGGCCGCCCCAGGTGCCAGCACCTCTTCGGCCGCGTCTAGCGCCAAGTCCAGCGGCACGGCGGGCCCTGCCGCACCTGCGGCCCCCAAGGTCGAGCTACCGTCAAGTGACGCGGACTACCTGAACAACCCCAAGCCCGCCTACCCGCCCTTGAGCAAGCGCCTGGGCGAACAAGGCAAGGTGGTAGTGCGCGTACTCATTGGGGCTGACGGTGTGCCGCAAACCCCAGAAATCAAGCAGAGCAGCGGGTTTGACCGCTTGGACCAAGCGGCACTCAACACCGCCCTGCGTTGGCGCTACGTGCCGGGCAAGCGCAATGGCGTGGCCGAGGCCATGTGGTTCAACGTGCCCATCAACTTCGTTTTGGAATAG
- a CDS encoding ExbD/TolR family protein — MAFGTLDPSADADTEVMSEINMTPLVDVMLVLLIVFIVTIPILKQAVNVELPTATSQAQATKPETITLSVDAQGSYFWNQTQVSPEALGPMLSAEAGKTPQPELHIYGDKAARYEFVAQAMASAQQAGLKKIGFVTEPQR, encoded by the coding sequence ATGGCATTTGGAACCCTAGACCCGTCGGCCGACGCCGACACCGAAGTAATGAGCGAGATCAATATGACGCCCTTGGTGGACGTGATGCTGGTGCTGCTGATCGTGTTTATCGTCACCATTCCTATCCTGAAGCAAGCGGTGAATGTGGAGTTGCCCACCGCCACCAGCCAAGCCCAGGCCACCAAGCCAGAGACCATCACACTCAGTGTGGATGCACAAGGCAGCTACTTTTGGAACCAAACGCAGGTGTCGCCAGAAGCTTTGGGCCCCATGCTCAGCGCTGAAGCGGGCAAGACACCCCAGCCCGAGTTGCACATCTATGGTGACAAAGCGGCACGCTACGAGTTTGTGGCCCAGGCCATGGCCAGCGCGCAGCAAGCGGGCTTGAAAAAAATTGGCTTCGTCACCGAGCCCCAACGCTAA